Below is a genomic region from Helicobacter sp. MIT 21-1697.
TCCTGAAAACTCTCTCTCTCCCTCACAAGCTTTTGCTATGGCAAAAAGAGCAGCGATTGTAGATGCGTATCGTCAAATTGGTGAAAAAATGTATGGTATTAGAGTGAATGCACAGGATACGGTGCGTGATATGATGCTCCAAAGTTCAACGATAAAAACAAAAGTGCAAGCTCTTATTCGGAACGCTGAAGTGCTTGAAACCGTGTATAAAGATGGCTTGTGTCAAGTCAATATGGAGTTAAAGCTTGATGGTAGAATCTGGCACAGGATTCTTTCTAACGCACGAGCCTAGTATATATAAATGCTAAGGCACATAATGAGCGTGATATTTGGCATTTTTAAGCGAATACTTTTAGGCACTTCTCTTGTGCTGCTCCCTCTTTTCCTCGCTTCTTGTGCGTGGTTTGAGGGTTTGCAAAATCCTGATATTAATCCCAATGAACCACCGGTTTTAGAACCCACAAAGTTTAAAATTCTTCTTATTGATACTCCACGTGTAAAGTTTTATGATTTTGCTTCATTGAAATATAATAAATCAAATAAGGATCTTACGATTGAGCTTTATAAGCTTGGTAAGCCTGTTGGGAAGATTGTTATCACAAAAAAAGAAGTATGTATGGGCAAAGAATGCACTTCTAAATGGATAGCAGCACGTGCATTATTTGGTGAAGTGAGTTACCCTAATTTATTTAGTGATATTGTAAGCGCACGAGATATTTTTGATGGCGATGGAAAGCGCGTGGGCAACAATGGTGCATTTGTGCAATGGTTTGTGCGCGGCGGACAAGAATTTTATTATGAACGAAGTAAAAACAAAGTGCTTTTTAAAAATATTACACTGAATATCACTATAGGCGTTGAAGATTATATCCCTCAAAATCCATAATGCATTAAAGCAATCTTTGCTATTTTTTGGGTATAATCGCGGTTTTACTCAAATCGCACAAGGTAAGCAGATGAAACATTTTCTCACTCTGAATGATTTTAACAGAGATGAACTTCTAGCAATGATTGATGTTGCCCTAGAACTTAAATATGAATCTTTGCATATTGGTAACAAACCCTATCTTAAGGGTAAAGTTTTGGCGATGATTTTTGAAAAAAGTTCTACGCGCACACGAGTAAGCTTTGAGAGTGGGATATTTCAATTAGGCGGACAGGGCATATTTCTCTCTCATAAGGACATACAGCTTGGGCGTGGCGAACCTATCAAAGATACTGCACGAGTGATTAGCTCAATGGTGGATATGATAATGATGAGGACAGGCGAGCATAGTAGATTAGAAGAGTTTGCAGAGTATTCATCTGTGCCTGTTATTAATGGTTTAAGCGATGATTTTCACCCTGTGCAGCTTATTGCGGATTATCTTACAATGGTGGAATGTGGTATTTATCTTCAGCATAGCAATCCTCTTTATCCTCAAGGAGGACAAGAGGGTAGAAAGCCTATTGTAGCTTACATTGGCGATGGCAATAATATGGCGCATTCGTGGATTAATCTTGCGGCAATTCTTGGTTTTGAATTGCATATTGCTTCACCTGCACAATATGCGCCAAAGGCAGATATTATCACAAAAGCACAGCATATATGCGCCCAAAGCGGAGGCGTGATTACACTTACAGATAATGCACAGGAGGCAGTAAGTGGTGCAAATGTCGTAGTTACTGATACTTGGGCATCAATGGGACAAGAAGAGCAAAAAGAAGAGCGCAAGTATGCTTTTGCCCACTTTTGTGTAGATGAATCTATGATGAGTTATGCGCAAAAAGATGCTATTTTTTTGCATTGTCTTCCTGCATATAGAGGACAAGAGGTGAGTGAAGCCGTGCTTGAGGGCGCACAAAGTAGAGTATTCCAAGAAGCCCAGAATCGTCTTCACGCGCAAAAAGGTATTATGCTTTATCTTGCGCGTATAAATCAGATTCCGCTTATGAGTGTGGAGTAAATATGAAAATATCAGAACAAGAAAAATGGCAATCAGGCGAGAATCTTGGTATTTTGCGCAAACTTGAGGATAACACAATGCTTCTAGCTATGGAAAGTGGAGGGTTTTCAAAGGAGGATTTGTGGTTTTTGCAAGATGAGCAGGGTGAAGAATATGTCGTATTTCCTCAAAAATTATTTGTTCAGCTCCTCTCACATATCAAAAATATCCAAGAAGAAAAGCTTGTGATGAGATTAGAAAAAGATATTGTCTCACAAATGCCTATTGACTTTGATGATGCAATGGCAGTGGCAAAAAATGCTTTAGAATCTTTGCGCTTAAATGATGGAAATTTGCCAGAGGTTAATACAACTACTCTTGCTAAAGACATTAAAAAGCGTTATCCTAATTTGTTTTTTGATATTGATTATTTGCGCAAATCCAAATAAGAGGAGTAAAGACATTGAGTAGTGCAAATGAAAAAATTGATTTTGGGGCATTTGTAAAGTATTCAAAATCGGGTCCTCGCTACACGAGTTATCCCACAGCAGTAGAATTTAAAGAATCTTGGAATGAGCAAGCCTACATTCAGGCACTCTCTCGGGCAGATTCTATGCCAAACTTGCCATTTTCAATTTATGTGCATTTGCCTTTTTGTCGCTCTGCGTGTTATTATTGTGGTTGCAATGTGGTTTATACAAGCAAAGAGGAAAAAAAGCAACGTTATATTGAGTATTTCAAAAAAGAAATTGCGCTTTTGGCACGATATATGGATACTACGCGCGAAGTTGTGCAATTTCATTTTGGTGGCGGCACACCTACTTTTTTTAATGCTAAGGAACTCCAAGAGATTATCAGTATTATTCGTGGCACTTTCACGCGTTTTTCACCCACTGCAGAAATAAGCTGCGAGATTGACCCGCGCTTTTTTGTCAGAGAGCAAATGGCAGTATTAAAAGAGAATGGATTTAATCGCTTAAGTTTTGGTGTGCAAGATTTTGAGGAAAAGGTGCAAGAGGCTGTGCATAGAAAACAAAGCGTGGAATTAGTAAGTGCCGCCATTACTCTTGCGCGTGAATTTGGCATTAATTCTGTTAATTTTGACCTTATTTATGGACTGCCTTTTCAAAATGAGCAAACTTTTGCCCGCACACTTGAAAAGGTTGTGCAATTAAGTCCTGATAGATTGGCTATTTTTAATTATGCTCATTTGCCGTGGATGAAAAAAACAATGCGCAAAATTGATGAAACTACACTCCCCTCTCCTGCGCAAAAATTAGAGATTCTCAAAAATACGATAAGTTTTTTGCAAAAGCAAGATTATGCGATGATTGGAATGGATCATTTTGCTAAAAAAAGCGATGAACTCTATCTTGCTAAGCAACACAACCAGCTTCGCCGCAATTTTCAAGGCTACACTACGCGTGGATTCTCGCAAACTATTGGTATTGGACTTACAAGCATAAGTGAGGGATTAGATTATTATTCGCAAAATTATAAAGATATGAATGCGTATGAGAGTGCGCTTGATAATGGGAGATTGCCTGTGGAGCGAGGCGTAAAGCTTACAGATGAGGATATTTTGCGTAAAGAAGTGATTATGGGGCTTATGAATAATCTTTGCCTTGATTTTTCAGATATAGAATCTAAATTTGGCATTGATTTTAAAGCACATTTTGCCCCCGAGCTAGAATCTTTGCGTGAATACGAGGAAATAGGCTTAGTGCAGCTTACACCTCAAGGTATTAGCACTTCTCCAACAGGTGGTATGCTTATCCGCAATATTGCTATGGCTTTTGATGCCTATCTTTGTGCGCATAGCGATACAAAACGTTTTAGCAAGACTATTTAGGAGGCAATAGTGCTTGATTTGCAAAATGTGGCGAATGCGTGTGTGAAATGTGGAAAATGTATCCCACATTGCACTATTTATATGGTAAATCGTGATGAAGTTACTTCGCCACGCGGTTTTTTAGATTTGCTTGGAGCTTATAAACGCGGCGATATAGAGCTAGATTCACAAAGCCGCGATATTTTTGAATCTTGCTTTTTATGCAC
It encodes:
- the argF gene encoding ornithine carbamoyltransferase; translated protein: MKHFLTLNDFNRDELLAMIDVALELKYESLHIGNKPYLKGKVLAMIFEKSSTRTRVSFESGIFQLGGQGIFLSHKDIQLGRGEPIKDTARVISSMVDMIMMRTGEHSRLEEFAEYSSVPVINGLSDDFHPVQLIADYLTMVECGIYLQHSNPLYPQGGQEGRKPIVAYIGDGNNMAHSWINLAAILGFELHIASPAQYAPKADIITKAQHICAQSGGVITLTDNAQEAVSGANVVVTDTWASMGQEEQKEERKYAFAHFCVDESMMSYAQKDAIFLHCLPAYRGQEVSEAVLEGAQSRVFQEAQNRLHAQKGIMLYLARINQIPLMSVE
- a CDS encoding DUF2603 domain-containing protein, with amino-acid sequence MKISEQEKWQSGENLGILRKLEDNTMLLAMESGGFSKEDLWFLQDEQGEEYVVFPQKLFVQLLSHIKNIQEEKLVMRLEKDIVSQMPIDFDDAMAVAKNALESLRLNDGNLPEVNTTTLAKDIKKRYPNLFFDIDYLRKSK
- the hemN gene encoding oxygen-independent coproporphyrinogen III oxidase, producing the protein MSSANEKIDFGAFVKYSKSGPRYTSYPTAVEFKESWNEQAYIQALSRADSMPNLPFSIYVHLPFCRSACYYCGCNVVYTSKEEKKQRYIEYFKKEIALLARYMDTTREVVQFHFGGGTPTFFNAKELQEIISIIRGTFTRFSPTAEISCEIDPRFFVREQMAVLKENGFNRLSFGVQDFEEKVQEAVHRKQSVELVSAAITLAREFGINSVNFDLIYGLPFQNEQTFARTLEKVVQLSPDRLAIFNYAHLPWMKKTMRKIDETTLPSPAQKLEILKNTISFLQKQDYAMIGMDHFAKKSDELYLAKQHNQLRRNFQGYTTRGFSQTIGIGLTSISEGLDYYSQNYKDMNAYESALDNGRLPVERGVKLTDEDILRKEVIMGLMNNLCLDFSDIESKFGIDFKAHFAPELESLREYEEIGLVQLTPQGISTSPTGGMLIRNIAMAFDAYLCAHSDTKRFSKTI